The following proteins come from a genomic window of Alnus glutinosa chromosome 10, dhAlnGlut1.1, whole genome shotgun sequence:
- the LOC133879207 gene encoding agamous-like MADS-box protein AGL62 — MGRRKIEIKKIENKDSMYSTFTKRRNGLFRKARKLAALSGADVAAIVFSPNNKLYTYGQPSVNSVVDRFLGEQEQPMHGRDSGDFLGAKQEQEQERAVAGGRESSGFLSSDEQIHDLELHELEQCKGFMEELMKKVADRLDETVMRRVCLKDFLCMNST; from the coding sequence ATGGGTCGCCGTAAAATTGAGATCAAGAAAATAGAGAACAAAGACTCCATGTACTCCACCTTCACGAAGCGACGCAACGGTCTCTTTAGGAAGGCGAGGAAGCTTGCTGCCTTGAGTGGTGCCGACGTAGCTGCTATTGTGTTCTCGCCGAATAACAAGCTGTATACATACGGGCAACCATCGGTGAACTCCGTGGTGGATCGCTTTCTTGGGGAACAAGAACAACCCATGCATGGCCGAGATAGTGGAGATTTCTTGGGAGCGAAGCAAGAGCAAGAGCAAGAAAGGGCCGTGGCCGGAGGGAGGGAGAGTAGTGGGTTTTTGTCGTCAGACGAGCAGATTCATGATTTGGAATTGCATGAACTTGAGCAGTGCAAGGGTTTCATGGAAGAGTTGATGAAAAAGGTCGCAGATCGACTAGATGAGACGGTGATGAGGAGGGTTTGTTTGAAGGATTTTCTGTGCATGAATTCGACATAA
- the LOC133879332 gene encoding uncharacterized protein At1g28695-like, with translation MDHSKQSIGNPALLLLFFAGVFYLFIWSSFYRNPFAAFQKESICKFSNTTTIYGAQDDLEEALSKASMANKTVIITIINKAYAEQDIKADTTMLDLFLESFWLGEDTRPLLDHLLLVAVDQTAYDRCLFRGLNCYRLETDGVDFGGEKIFMSDDFIKMMWRRTHFLSQVLNRGYNFIFTDADVMWLRNPFARLSKNESDDLQISTDIFMGDQLPEKQLINTGFYYVRSNSKTIKLLNIWYYLKDNSTGQKEQDVLLNLIRGGIVGELNISVRFLDTLYFSGFCQDSQDFRAVTTVHANCCRSIDAKVKDLKAVLRDWKRFKEDSSYGRLANGTANLAWSGHFECSNSWRV, from the exons ATGGATCACTCAAAGCAGTCCATTGGAAATCCTGCACTGCTCTTATTATTCTTCGCCGGGGTCTTCTATCTCTTCATTTGGTCTTCCTTTTACAGAAATCCCTTCGCTGCATTCCAAAAGGAATCCATCTGCAAATTTTCAAACACA ACAACCATTTATGGCGCTCAAGATGACCTTGAAGAAGCTCTGTCCAAAGCTTCAATGGCAAACAAAACGGTCATCATCACTATCATAAACAAGGCCTACGCGGAGCAAGACATCAAAGCCGACACCACCATGCTTGACTTGTTTCTCGAGAGCTTTTGGCTTGGGGAGGACACTAGACCCCTGCTTGACCACCTCTTGCTCGTTGCCGTAGATCAGACGGCCTACGATCGCTGCCTGTTTCGAGGCTTGAACTGCTACAGATTGGAAACGGACGGTGTGGATTTTGGGGGTGAAAAGATTTTCATGTCCGACGACTTCATCAAGATGATGTGGAGAAGAACTCATTTTCTCTCACAGGTTCTCAACCGTGGCTACAACTTCATCTTCACG GATGCCGACGTAATGTGGCTAAGGAACCCATTTGCAAGGCTAAGCAAAAACGAAAGCGACGATCTCCAAATCAGCACCGACATATTCATGGGTGATCAATTGCCGGAAAAACAGCTCATCAACACCGGTTTCTATTACGTCCGATCAAATAGCAAGACCATCAAATTGTTAAACATCTGGTACTACCTGAAAGACAACTCCACAGGCCAGAAAGAGCAGGACGTGTTGTTGAATCTAATACGAGGAGGCATCGTCGGAGAACTAAACATTAGTGTACGGTTTTTGGACACCCTCTATTTCAGCGGGTTTTGCCAAGACAGCCAGGATTTCCGGGCAGTGACCACCGTCCATGCCAATTGTTGTCGGAGTATTGACGCCAAGGTGAAAGATTTAAAGGCCGTCCTTCGCGACTGGAAGCGATTCAAGGAGGACAGTTCTTATGGAAGATTGGCTAATGGAACAGCAAATTTAGCGTGGTCGGGGCACTTTGAATGTTCGAATTCATGGAGGGTATAA